The window GCTCGGCGTCATGGGCATCCTCTTCTTCGTCCTCTCGGCGCAGGCGCCGCTCACCGGTGTCGCGGGCGCGGTGCCCATCGCCGTGGCCATCGGCAACGGCGCCGGCGCTCCCGCCGCCTATCTCGCGGCCGGTGTGATCGTCCTGCTGTTCTCGGTCGGCTTCGTGGCCATGGGGCGGCACGTCGTGGACGCCGGCGCCTTCTACACGTACATCGGCAAGGGCCTCGGCAGGTACCTCGGGGCGGGCAGCGCGGGGATCGCGCTGTTCGCCTACTGCGCGATCCAGGCCGCCATGTACGGCCTCTACGGCGCCACCGTGAGTGGTCTGCTGGAGCACCACACGGGTGCGGACGTGCCCTGGTGGGTGTGTGCCGTGGTCACCATGGCGATCGTCCAGGTGCTGGGCGCCGTGGGCATCGAGATGGGCGCGAGGGTGCTGGCGGTCTTCGTGCTGGCGGAGTTCAGCATCCTGGCGGTCTTCGCGCTGGTCACCCTCTTCAAGGGGGGTGGGCCCGAGGGGCTCGGTGTCGCTCAGTCGTTCTCGCCGGGTGCGGCCCTCGACGGGGCGCCGGGTGTGGCGCTGATGTTCGCCGTGGCGTCGATGATCGGCTTCGAGGCCACCGCTATCTACGGCGAGGAGGCGCGTGAACCGCGCAAGACAGTGCCGCGGGCCACGTATCTGGCTGTCGCCCTCGTCACCGGCTTCTTCGCGTTCGCGTCCTGGATGCTGATCTCCTCGTACGGTGCCTCGCAGGCCACCGATGCCGCGGGCAAGGCTCTGGAGGGCGGCGACTCGACGGCTTTCGTCTTCGCGCCGATCGCCGACCTGTTCGGCACCTGGGTGAACGATGTTCTGCCCATCCTGCTGGCCACCTCCCTCTTCGCCGGCATCCTCGCCTTCCACAACTCCGCCAACCGCTATCTGTTCTCGCTCAGCCGCGACGGGCTGCTGCCCCGCAGGCTGTCGACGATCAACCGCCGGCACTCGCCCTCCGTGGCCGGCTGGGTCCAGACGGCCATCGCGGTCGTCCTGGTCGTCCCCTTCGCGCTGGCCGGCAAGGACCCGGTCCTCGCCCTGTTCTCCTGGGGCAGCGGAGTGGCCGTCCTGGGGATCATGCTGCTGTACCTGCTCACCTCGCTCTCCGTGGTCGCCTTCTTCCGCCGCGAGCGGCTGGACACCCGGCCGTGGAACACGCTGATCGCGCCGGCCCTCGGTGCGCTCGGTATCGCCGGGGCGATCTGGCTGATCCTGGAGAACTTCACCACGCTCATCGGCGGCGAGCAGAGCACCGCGATCTGGCTGGAGCTGACCGTTCCGGCAGTTCTGGTCCTGGGAGTGGTGACGGCACGGCTGACCCGCCGCAGGGCGCCGGCCGACGGCTGACGCGGCAGGCGGGCGTGGCCGTCGGTCGACCACGCCCGCCACTCGGCCCGGGCGTTCAGTGGACGCGCCCGCCACTCGGCCCAGGCGCTCAGCAGACTGCGCCTGCCACTCGGCCCGGGCCTTCAGTCGGCCGAGGCTGCCACTCGGCCCGGGTGTTCAGTGGACCGCGGCCCGGGAGTTCAGCGGACCACGCCCGCCACTCGGCCCGGGCGTTCAGCCGACCGCGCCCACTGCTCGGCCCAGGCGTTCAGTCGGCCGCGGCCGCCACCCGGTCGAGGAACGCGTCGACCAGGTGGCGGGCGTTGGCCCGGGCCGTCGGCTCGAACTCCCGGCTCCTGGAGAGCAGTTCGCCGGGATCGGCACCGTGTCGCACACATTGCTCCGCGCCGCCGAGGTCGAGCCAGTCACGCACTATCGCCGTGGTGACCTCCGGGTGGAACTGCACCCCCAGGCTGCGGCCGACCCTGAACGCCTGCACGCACACGGCGTTGCGGGCCACCTCCACGGCTCCGGGCGGCGGGACACAGCGGTCGTAGTGCCACTGGAACCAGGGGCCGGTCCCCACCAGGGAAGGATCGTCCGTGTCAACCTCGACCCAGCCGATCTCGGGGCGCGGCGACGCCTCGACCGACCCCCCGAGCGCCGTGGTCAGCGCCTGGGCGCCGAAGCAGACGCCGAGGACCGGGATGCCGAGGTGGTGGGCCTTGCGCAGCAGCGCCAGCTCCCCGCCTATCCAGCTGCCGACGGAGGTCTCGTCGTACACCGACCACGGGGCGCCGAGTGACACGACCAGGTCCCAGCCGTCGGCCTCGGGGAAGTCGAACGTCACGTCCGGAGCCCGGTGGCGGTGCTCGGGTACGACGGTCAGAACGGTGAGGTCGTATCCGCGTTCCATGAGCCTGGCCCCGACCAGCCCGGGTGCCGTCACATGGTCGTGCTGAAGGACGAGTGCGCGCACGGTGTCGTTCCTTTCCCCGGGGCCCGCGGACCTGCCGGATCGATTCGGTTGGGCGCTTGCGAGCGCTCCACGGACATCCTATCGTTTGGATTCAAATAACCTCCAGGAGGTCCCCGCATGCTGGACGTCACCCACGAGGAGTGGCAGCGCCGCGCCAAGTCGCTGGACCTGTCCGGTGCCCATCACATCGACGGCGCCGACGAGGGCGGTGGCGGGGCGGTCTTCGCCGCCGTCTCGCCCCGCGACGGCCAGGTGCTGACCCAGGTCGCCGACGGGGGCACCGCCGAGGTGGGGGCGGCCGTGGCCGCGGCCCGTCGTGCCTTCGACACCGGTCCGTGGCCGCGCCTGGCGCCTGCCGAGCGAGGTCGGGCGCTGCTGCGGATGGCCGACGCGCTCCAGGAACGACGCGAGGAACTGGCGCTCACCGTCAGCCTGGAGATGGGCAAGCCCATCACGGACGCGTACGGGATCGAACTGCGCGCCCTCGTCAACACCTTCCGCTGGTACGGGCAGTTGGCGGACAAGCTGACGGACGAGTCCCCGCACACCGCCCCTGACTCGCTCGCCCTGATCACCCGGGAGCCGGCCGGGGTGGTCGGCGCGGTCGTTCCCTGGAACTTCCCGCTGACGTTGGCGGGTTGGAAGGTCGCCCCGGCGCTGGCCGCGGGCTGCACGGTCGTACTGAAACCGTCGGAGAACTCGCCCCTGTCCGCGCTGCTCCTCGGCCGGATCGCGACCGAGGCCGGGCTTCCCCCTGGCATACTCAACGTGGTCAACGGCAACGGGCCCGTGGCGGGGCGGGCGTTGGGCCTCCACCCCGACGTCGACGTCCTGGCCTTCACCGGCTCCACGGCCGTCGGACGCCACTTCCTGCACTACGCCGCCGACTCCAACCTCAAGCGCGTCTGGCTGGAGTTGGGCGGCAAGTCGCCCAACATCATCCTCCCGGACGCCCCCGACCTGGAGAAGGCCGCCGCCACCGCCGCCTGGGGCATCTTCTTCAACCAGGGCGAGATGTGCACCGCCCCCTCCCGGCTGCTGGTCCACTCCTCGATCGCCGACCGCGTCACGGAGACGATCGTCCGGCGCGCCCGCGAGCTGCGCATCGGCGACCCGCTCGACCCCGCCACCGAGATGGGTGCCCTGGTCGGCGAGGACCACCTGGGGCGCGTACAGGACCACATCGGTACAGGTCTGGCCGAGGGCGCCCGTCTGCTCACGGGCGGCTCCCGCACCCTTGCCGACACCGGCGGCAGCTACCTGGAGCCGACCGTCTTCGACCACGTCGACCCCGGTATGCGGCTGGCCCGCGAGGAGATCTTCGGCCCGGTGCTGTCCGTGCTCGCCTTCGACGATCTGGACGAGGCGGTACGGCTGGCCAACGCCACCGAGTACGGCCTCGCCGCCGGCCTGTGGACCTCGGACCTGTCCACCGCCCACAAGGTCTCCCGGGCGTTGCGGGCGGGCACGGTGTGGGTCAACTGCTACGAGGAGGGCGACCTGACCGTCCCCTTCGGCGGCATGAAGCAGTCGGGCAACGGGCGGGACAAGTCCGCCCACGCCCTGGAGAAGTACACCGAGCTCAAGACCACCTGGATCCAGCTGTGACCCGTACTCCTGTCACCCCTGCACGTCCCCTGATCGCCGTCCCCGCCCGCTTCTCCGCGACGACTTCCGCGCTGCGGTACGCCGCCGAGGTCAACGCCCGCGCTCTGATCGAGGCCGTCTGGCGGGCCGGCGGCGAACCGGCGAGCATCCACCCCGCGTCCGGGGACGTCGCGTCCCGCCTGGCCCGCTTCGACGGCATCCTGCTCCCCGGCGGCGGAGACCTCGCCCCGCGCCACTACGGCGCGCGAGGTGTCCACGCCAGCGTGTACGACGTCGACGACCTCCAGGACGCGTTCGACCTCGAAGTCGCCCGCCGGGCACTCGACATGGGCCTGCCCGTGCTGGCGGTCTGCCGCGGCCTTCAGGTCGTCAACGTCGCCCTGGGCGGCACCCTCGAACAGGACATGGGCGGCCCCGAGCGCGAACACCGTCACGTCGTGCATCCGGTGGCGATCCGACCCGGCACCCTGCTGGAGCGGGCCACCGGCGTGGAGAAGACGGAGGCGTCCTGCTACCACCATCAGCGGGTGGACCGCCTCGGGGCGGGACTCACCGTCAGCGCGCGTGCCGCCGACGGAACAGTCGAGGGACTCGAACACCCGGGTCTCCACGGATGGTTCACCGCCGTCCAGTGGCACCCGGAGGACACCGCTCATGAAGACCCCGCCGCACAGGGCCTCTTCGACGCGCTGGTACGAGCCGCCCGCGACAGGCACTGACCCCGCCACCGCGAGGTGAACCCCGAGGCCGGACGGACCGACACGACTCTGCCGCGCGAGCTCGACCAGGGCTCACGCACCCCGCCGAGTCGCCGGAACTCCTCGCGGTCCTTCCGCGCCGGGCCCTCAGCCCTTCGCGCGCCGCCCGCTGCGGCGCTGTGTCGGCTTGGCGCCGTCGAGCAGGGTCAGGCGACGCTCCTCGCCGTGCTCCTCGACCTGCCGCACGACCTGTCGCAGCCCTTCCGCGACATCCTGGCACTCCTTGTCGCTGAGCCGTGAGGCGACGAATGCCTCCTCCTGGTTGAACTCCGGGAACAGCCGCTGCATCAGCGCCTCGCCCTCCTCGGTGAGACTCAGCAGCACCAGCCTGCCGTCGGAGGGGTGACCGGTCCTCTTGACCAGCCCACGCCCCTCCAGCGTCCGGGACACCCCGGTGAGCGTCCCCTTGGAGATCCCCGCCTCCTCCGCGATGTGCCGGGTCTCCGACTCGCCCCAGATCCACACCACCCACAGCACGACGAACGCCGTCCAGGTCAGATCGGCGCCGCGCAGCACCGAGTTCTCCAGGTGCTGACGGACGGCCGACGCGGCGCGGTAGATGTTGGCGACCACCGCCATCTGCTCGCGGTGGATCGGTGCCCCTCCGAGCTTCGCCGCTGCCAGCTTCTCCGCTTCGGTGATGGACCGGTGGCCGGGCACAGGCATGCTCCTTTGATCGTTCGGAGCCAAATTGTACGAGAGCGAGAACAAGGCGGGGGGATTCGGTCTTCTCAGTCGGCGGGCAACCGCTCGACGAAGTGCTCCACGTCCCGCGGGGTGGGCCTCAGCACACCGTCGCGTACGGCGAGGGCCGTGGCTTCGGCCCGTGAGGCACAGCCCGTCTTGCGGAGCAGGTGCTCGATGTGGCTGTGAACCGTCCGCGGGGACAGGAACAGCGCCTGCGCGACGGCCTGGTTGGTCTGGCCCCTGGCGGCCCGCGTGAGCACTTCCAATTCGCGCGGACTGAGGCCGTACGGCAGTTGCGTGGGCGTCTCGGACACGAGGACCGCACTTCGTACGATCGGCGATCCCGTGGTGCACCGGCGCAGCGTCACACGGTTCCAGCCTTGGCCGACCGGCCACAGGACCCGCAGCCGAAGGCCGCCCGAGTCGGTGAACGCGCTCACCAGACGGCGGAATTCGTCGTCGGCCAGAACCTCGGCGGGGTGCCGGTCCGGGAGGTCGATGACGCCCTCGGCCGTGACGAGGTTCGCTCCCGCGGCCGCCGGAAGGTCGTGCAGGTCACCGGTGTGGGCCGTCGGGTCGGCGAGGGCGCCCAGCGCGGGCAGGATCGAGGCGAGCAGGTGTCGCGCCTCCGTGTCGTACGTGCCCGGTCCCTCGACGGACACGTTGACCAGGCCGACCAGACGGCCGTGGTGGCGCAGGGCGCCGGTGAGCGCGTCGCGGAACCCGGCCGGCCGAACCCGCTCGGCGTAGAACCAGCCGTTGCGGAAACGCTGCCCGACGGACGCCGTGTCCTCGGCGTCCTCGGTGATGGACGGCGGGAGTGTCTGCCGTACGACATTGGCGTACCACGGGGTCGAGACGAACTCGGCGGCCAGCGACTCGGACGTCGTGGGTGAGTAGCCGATGCCCGCGACCTGCAGATGTGCTCCGGTGATCGGATCGATCGCGAGCAGAGTGGCGGCGTCGAGGGGCAGGGCGCGGCGGAGTTCCTGCAGCGCCTGGGTGCAGGCCGAAGCGGTGTCGCGTTCGCGGGTGAGCATTCCGATGCGGGTCGCTGCCGCGAGCTGATGGTGGCTGACCATGAGGGCCTCCGGGAAGCCACGACCACGGATGTCGTTTGGCTCCTAACGATATGGGCTTCGGGTGGGCCGGACAAGCCGTTCACCATTTCGCAACCGAGTTCCCGCTGGTCAGTGCCCGGCCTCTCCGACAGTCGGTATTTCTACGGATGGCGGGGCCGGGACGACTGGGTCTTTCCTGAGCGCCACAGCCGGATGCCCGACGCAGCCGTTTCGGGCCGCATCCTCACGGAGAGTCCCGCCATGACCAGATCCCCGTACTCTTCCCCGGCCTCGCGCCGGCAGTTCCTGGCTCTCTCCGGCGGTGCTCTCGCCGCTACCGCGCTGGCCGCCGCGGGTTGTTCCGCCCCGGACGACGGCGCGAGCACGGCCGACGCCGCCGACGCGTCGGAGGGGTCGAAAACCCTCACCAGGATCGGCCTGGACTACCCCTTCACCCAGCTCCCGCTCTACTCGACGCTCGTGAAACTCTCCACGGCCGCCGCGAAGAAGCATGACGTCTCCCTGCTGACCACGAGCGACGCGGGCAACCCCGACACCCAGGCCACCAACCTCACCACGTGGATCACTCAGAAGATGCCGGCCATCGTGTCGTTCCCGATGGTTTTCGAGGCCACCGAGGCGATGGCCAAGAGGGCGTTGGACGCGGGGCTGATCTGGGTGACGTACGGCGGGTCGCTCGAACACCAGAGCGCGGACATCCAGTTCAGCTTCCTCGAGGGCGGCACGCTGCTCGGGGAGGCCGCCGCGAAGTGGGCCAACGAGCAGCTCGGCGGAAAGGGCAAGGTCGCCTTCCTCACCGACGGCACGATCCAGCTCGGCCGCGAGCGGACCAAGGGCATGATCGACGCCTTCACCAAGAACGCGCCCGGTGTCGATGTGGTTGCCCGGGAGCAGGCCATCGACCCCGACACGGGGCTGTCGAAGTCCCGTGCCGTCCTCGCCAAGCATCCCGACCTCAATCTCATCCTCGGGGTCACGGACGCCGCCGCGTACGGCGGGTTCAAGGCGCTGCAGCAGACGGGCCGGAAGGCGACCGACGCGAAGACCTTCGTCGGCGGACAGGACGGCGCGGCCCCCTCCCTCCTCGCCATCAAGCAGGGCACGTTCTACCGTGCCTCGGCCGCACTGGCCCCGAAGGACATCGCGAACGCCGTCGTCGACGTGCCCCTCGCGGTTGCCGCCGGAAAGGCGAATCCCAGTGTCCAGGTGCCGATCACGCTCGTCGGGCGCGGCGACACCGCGACGATCGACGACCTGCTCGCGCAGAACTCCTAGGCGCCCGCCATGACGGATCCGAATCTCCGGATACGAGGGCTGAGCAAGTCCTTCGGCGGCGTCAGGGCCCTGGACGGCGTGGATCTCACCGTCCCCGCCGGTCAGGTGCACGCTCTCCTGGGCCACAACGGCGCCGGCAAGTCCACCTTGATCAAGTGCCTGGGCGGCGCCTTTCCGCCGGACGCGGGCACGATCGAAGTGGGTGGGATCTCCCATGCGCGGCTGAGTCCGCGCGAGTCGATCGCCGCGGGCGTGGCGATCATCTTCCAGTCGCTCAGCGTCGTCGACTCCCTGACGGTGGCCGAGAACATCTTCCTCGGCCAGGAGTGGACCCGGTACGGGACCGTTCACCGCCGCGCCCAGGAGGAAGTGGCGGCCGGTCTGCTTGAACGGGTCGCGGCGAGCTGTTCGCCGCGTGACCGGGTGGCCGAACTGCCCATGGGACAAAGGCAGTTGGTGGAGATCGCCAAGGCCCTCAGCCGCAGCGCCTCGGTGCTGGTCCTGGACGAACCCACCGCCGCCCTGTCCGGGGCCGAGAGCGGCGCCCTGGCCGAACGGGTCGAGGACCTGCGCACCCAGGGTCTGGCCATCGTCTACGTCACCCATCTGCTCGCCGAGGTGGAACGGCTGGCGGACGCGGTGACGGTGTTGCGCGACGGCCGGGTCGCCCACCACTCGACCGTGTCGGGGTACACGCGGAGTGAGTTGGTCGACGCCATCGTCGGTCGGCCGGAACCCGCTCCGCCCGGCACGGCGGAGGACAAGCCGGCCGACAGCGCCCCCGCAGTTCCGCGCGTTCCCCGACTCACGGCGGACGGGCTCCGAGGTCCCGGGTTCGGTCCCGTGGAGATCGGCGTCGGCGAGGGCGAGATCGTCGGACTGTACGGGCTGATCGGCTCAGGCCGCACACGCATCCTGGAGACCCTCTTCGGCGGACGCCGCGCCTTGGGCGGCACGGTACGGGTGGGGGAGCGGGTCGTCACGCCCGCACGTCCCGCGGACGCGCTGGCCGCGGGGATCGCCCTCGTACCGGCGGACCGGCGCAGACAGGGTCTGTTCCCGGTGCTGAGCGCCCAGGACAACGCGCTCCTGCCGACGATCCGTCCGCTCGCCCGGTACGGGCTACGGGCGCTGGGCGCCGAACGGCGGGTCTTCGACGCGATGTCCCGGGCGGTCGGGCTGCGCCCCGCCCGGCCGCGACTGCCGGCGGCCGCCTTCTCCGGCGGCAACCAGCAGAAGCTCGTCCTGGGC is drawn from Streptomyces liliifuscus and contains these coding sequences:
- a CDS encoding aldehyde dehydrogenase, with amino-acid sequence MLDVTHEEWQRRAKSLDLSGAHHIDGADEGGGGAVFAAVSPRDGQVLTQVADGGTAEVGAAVAAARRAFDTGPWPRLAPAERGRALLRMADALQERREELALTVSLEMGKPITDAYGIELRALVNTFRWYGQLADKLTDESPHTAPDSLALITREPAGVVGAVVPWNFPLTLAGWKVAPALAAGCTVVLKPSENSPLSALLLGRIATEAGLPPGILNVVNGNGPVAGRALGLHPDVDVLAFTGSTAVGRHFLHYAADSNLKRVWLELGGKSPNIILPDAPDLEKAAATAAWGIFFNQGEMCTAPSRLLVHSSIADRVTETIVRRARELRIGDPLDPATEMGALVGEDHLGRVQDHIGTGLAEGARLLTGGSRTLADTGGSYLEPTVFDHVDPGMRLAREEIFGPVLSVLAFDDLDEAVRLANATEYGLAAGLWTSDLSTAHKVSRALRAGTVWVNCYEEGDLTVPFGGMKQSGNGRDKSAHALEKYTELKTTWIQL
- a CDS encoding gamma-glutamyl-gamma-aminobutyrate hydrolase family protein — protein: MTRTPVTPARPLIAVPARFSATTSALRYAAEVNARALIEAVWRAGGEPASIHPASGDVASRLARFDGILLPGGGDLAPRHYGARGVHASVYDVDDLQDAFDLEVARRALDMGLPVLAVCRGLQVVNVALGGTLEQDMGGPEREHRHVVHPVAIRPGTLLERATGVEKTEASCYHHQRVDRLGAGLTVSARAADGTVEGLEHPGLHGWFTAVQWHPEDTAHEDPAAQGLFDALVRAARDRH
- a CDS encoding APC family permease, which encodes MDSQTAVANQTAPDASTAGKLKPNSLGVMGILFFVLSAQAPLTGVAGAVPIAVAIGNGAGAPAAYLAAGVIVLLFSVGFVAMGRHVVDAGAFYTYIGKGLGRYLGAGSAGIALFAYCAIQAAMYGLYGATVSGLLEHHTGADVPWWVCAVVTMAIVQVLGAVGIEMGARVLAVFVLAEFSILAVFALVTLFKGGGPEGLGVAQSFSPGAALDGAPGVALMFAVASMIGFEATAIYGEEAREPRKTVPRATYLAVALVTGFFAFASWMLISSYGASQATDAAGKALEGGDSTAFVFAPIADLFGTWVNDVLPILLATSLFAGILAFHNSANRYLFSLSRDGLLPRRLSTINRRHSPSVAGWVQTAIAVVLVVPFALAGKDPVLALFSWGSGVAVLGIMLLYLLTSLSVVAFFRRERLDTRPWNTLIAPALGALGIAGAIWLILENFTTLIGGEQSTAIWLELTVPAVLVLGVVTARLTRRRAPADG
- a CDS encoding sugar ABC transporter substrate-binding protein, producing MTRSPYSSPASRRQFLALSGGALAATALAAAGCSAPDDGASTADAADASEGSKTLTRIGLDYPFTQLPLYSTLVKLSTAAAKKHDVSLLTTSDAGNPDTQATNLTTWITQKMPAIVSFPMVFEATEAMAKRALDAGLIWVTYGGSLEHQSADIQFSFLEGGTLLGEAAAKWANEQLGGKGKVAFLTDGTIQLGRERTKGMIDAFTKNAPGVDVVAREQAIDPDTGLSKSRAVLAKHPDLNLILGVTDAAAYGGFKALQQTGRKATDAKTFVGGQDGAAPSLLAIKQGTFYRASAALAPKDIANAVVDVPLAVAAGKANPSVQVPITLVGRGDTATIDDLLAQNS
- a CDS encoding type 1 glutamine amidotransferase; its protein translation is MRALVLQHDHVTAPGLVGARLMERGYDLTVLTVVPEHRHRAPDVTFDFPEADGWDLVVSLGAPWSVYDETSVGSWIGGELALLRKAHHLGIPVLGVCFGAQALTTALGGSVEASPRPEIGWVEVDTDDPSLVGTGPWFQWHYDRCVPPPGAVEVARNAVCVQAFRVGRSLGVQFHPEVTTAIVRDWLDLGGAEQCVRHGADPGELLSRSREFEPTARANARHLVDAFLDRVAAAAD
- a CDS encoding MarR family winged helix-turn-helix transcriptional regulator: MPGHRSITEAEKLAAAKLGGAPIHREQMAVVANIYRAASAVRQHLENSVLRGADLTWTAFVVLWVVWIWGESETRHIAEEAGISKGTLTGVSRTLEGRGLVKRTGHPSDGRLVLLSLTEEGEALMQRLFPEFNQEEAFVASRLSDKECQDVAEGLRQVVRQVEEHGEERRLTLLDGAKPTQRRSGRRAKG
- a CDS encoding sugar ABC transporter ATP-binding protein is translated as MTDPNLRIRGLSKSFGGVRALDGVDLTVPAGQVHALLGHNGAGKSTLIKCLGGAFPPDAGTIEVGGISHARLSPRESIAAGVAIIFQSLSVVDSLTVAENIFLGQEWTRYGTVHRRAQEEVAAGLLERVAASCSPRDRVAELPMGQRQLVEIAKALSRSASVLVLDEPTAALSGAESGALAERVEDLRTQGLAIVYVTHLLAEVERLADAVTVLRDGRVAHHSTVSGYTRSELVDAIVGRPEPAPPGTAEDKPADSAPAVPRVPRLTADGLRGPGFGPVEIGVGEGEIVGLYGLIGSGRTRILETLFGGRRALGGTVRVGERVVTPARPADALAAGIALVPADRRRQGLFPVLSAQDNALLPTIRPLARYGLRALGAERRVFDAMSRAVGLRPARPRLPAAAFSGGNQQKLVLGRWINEARGVDVLLLDEPTQGVDVGARQEIYQIVSALAEQRGTAVLFASSDPEEVVALAHRCLIVSAGRIVGELSGAELTEAALLSAVHDADDTASTTSEGAA
- a CDS encoding helix-turn-helix transcriptional regulator — its product is MVSHHQLAAATRIGMLTRERDTASACTQALQELRRALPLDAATLLAIDPITGAHLQVAGIGYSPTTSESLAAEFVSTPWYANVVRQTLPPSITEDAEDTASVGQRFRNGWFYAERVRPAGFRDALTGALRHHGRLVGLVNVSVEGPGTYDTEARHLLASILPALGALADPTAHTGDLHDLPAAAGANLVTAEGVIDLPDRHPAEVLADDEFRRLVSAFTDSGGLRLRVLWPVGQGWNRVTLRRCTTGSPIVRSAVLVSETPTQLPYGLSPRELEVLTRAARGQTNQAVAQALFLSPRTVHSHIEHLLRKTGCASRAEATALAVRDGVLRPTPRDVEHFVERLPAD